In the Chitinophagales bacterium genome, one interval contains:
- a CDS encoding SAM-dependent methyltransferase, with translation MKLDANYWENRYHNAETGWDIGAVSTPLKVYFEQLVAKDERILLPGAGNGHEAAYLFQLGFTNVHILDISAAPLRNFQQQWPAFPKDHIIHGNFFEHKGRYDLIIEQTFFCALDPQLRKDYVKKMHELLDENGKLAGLLFDDPHMPAAGPPFGGTRDEYVQYFKPYFTFCTFEKSYNSIPARSGRELFMVLKKKTEPSEDSVFMP, from the coding sequence ATGAAATTAGATGCCAACTACTGGGAGAACAGGTACCATAACGCGGAAACAGGGTGGGATATCGGAGCTGTGTCGACCCCTTTAAAAGTATACTTTGAGCAGCTGGTTGCGAAAGATGAACGCATCCTACTTCCCGGTGCCGGCAACGGACATGAAGCTGCATATCTTTTTCAACTCGGATTTACAAATGTTCACATACTTGATATCTCCGCTGCACCTTTGCGTAATTTTCAGCAACAATGGCCGGCTTTTCCAAAAGACCATATAATTCACGGCAATTTTTTTGAACACAAGGGCCGGTATGACCTCATTATTGAGCAAACCTTTTTCTGTGCTTTAGATCCGCAGCTGCGAAAAGACTACGTGAAAAAAATGCACGAATTACTCGACGAAAACGGCAAACTGGCCGGATTGCTTTTTGATGATCCCCATATGCCGGCGGCAGGACCACCCTTTGGAGGGACACGGGATGAATATGTACAATATTTTAAACCTTATTTCACCTTCTGCACATTTGAAAAATCATATAATTCCATTCCTGCAAGGTCGGGGCGTGAATTATTTATGGTGCTAAAAAAGAAAACGGAACCGTCTGAAGATTCCGTTTTCATGCCTTGA
- a CDS encoding Omp28-related outer membrane protein, translating into MKRNTFLIALFALLIFAHQTRAQAPKYAMFEHFTQASCGPCAQQNPGFQSSILEPNPGTVRHIAYHTSWPGYDPMYNINASQSDERVDYYNVTGVPDIFQMGNLKESSPGGFVQQDVDDVVATTSPIKITVQDIDNGTSHDVTVTVISVGTPPTGNLKLRTAIIERNVNYASPPGNNGEKYFPNVFRKMLPSSAGDAIVLAPQGESVVFNYNYDENAAWNMDEIALIAFVQNESTKEIYNCGASFDPSASIADPATLTSAGSTGSISSFTLDATNNSTASQDFSYTLTANAPADWSADFEVNGTTYTTPATITMSAGAVVPVTIHVTPGTTTAMGVYTLSIQSLSNLNEDPFVKSVYVFSGVTELVVNNAAMAPATAAFLENAYVTAFESAGTAAYAFLNSSLAQRAAQENSLADVRNMYYNAGWYFPALTDDFVTELMAFMDNGGNLFISGQDIGWDVWTDPADLGHATPLTQDFYNNYMFADFIDDGSTSNKPLTANSADPVFGALGSTVINYYYTSTYFFPDQITPAGIGTPIFYYNNNSAKVAGVRGDNGIFKTVYIAPGIEMLGTPTNKTNIIKTAYNWFYGITGTADVENAAQQMGQNYPNPGDDITYIPVDGLTEDMTFSVIDQLGRTIISQVVKKSSTLIEVKTDKLVNGVYFYRLANAANEGTTKRMEVMH; encoded by the coding sequence ATGAAAAGAAATACATTTCTGATTGCGCTTTTTGCCTTGTTGATCTTCGCGCATCAAACAAGAGCCCAGGCTCCGAAATACGCCATGTTTGAGCATTTTACGCAGGCCAGTTGCGGACCTTGTGCACAGCAAAACCCTGGTTTTCAGTCCAGCATTCTCGAACCGAACCCTGGAACAGTCAGGCATATTGCCTATCACACATCATGGCCCGGATACGATCCTATGTACAACATCAACGCGAGTCAGAGTGATGAGCGCGTGGATTACTATAACGTCACAGGTGTTCCGGACATATTTCAAATGGGCAATCTGAAAGAAAGCTCCCCCGGCGGCTTTGTGCAGCAGGATGTAGATGATGTGGTGGCTACCACCAGTCCAATAAAAATTACGGTACAGGATATTGATAACGGCACTTCGCATGATGTGACCGTAACAGTTATATCAGTGGGAACTCCGCCTACCGGTAATCTTAAACTCCGCACTGCCATTATAGAACGTAATGTAAATTATGCAAGTCCTCCCGGCAACAACGGGGAAAAATATTTTCCTAATGTATTCAGGAAAATGCTTCCTTCCTCAGCCGGTGATGCTATAGTGCTTGCACCGCAAGGCGAATCGGTTGTTTTCAACTATAACTATGATGAAAATGCAGCATGGAATATGGATGAGATTGCATTGATTGCTTTCGTACAGAATGAATCAACCAAAGAAATTTACAACTGCGGCGCCTCTTTCGATCCAAGTGCTTCGATAGCTGATCCTGCAACGCTGACAAGTGCCGGTTCTACCGGATCAATATCATCCTTTACGTTGGATGCAACGAATAACAGTACAGCTTCCCAGGATTTTTCTTATACTCTTACTGCGAATGCTCCTGCCGATTGGTCGGCGGATTTTGAGGTGAATGGTACCACTTATACAACGCCGGCAACTATCACAATGAGTGCCGGGGCAGTCGTTCCGGTAACCATTCATGTAACACCGGGCACCACCACGGCTATGGGAGTATATACGCTATCCATTCAGTCATTAAGTAACCTTAATGAAGATCCATTTGTTAAATCAGTGTATGTCTTCTCCGGCGTTACTGAACTGGTTGTGAATAATGCAGCAATGGCACCTGCCACCGCTGCCTTCCTTGAAAACGCATATGTTACCGCCTTTGAGAGTGCCGGTACAGCTGCCTACGCATTTTTAAATTCTTCACTTGCTCAGCGTGCAGCACAGGAGAATTCGCTGGCAGATGTGAGAAACATGTACTACAATGCCGGTTGGTATTTCCCTGCATTAACAGATGATTTCGTGACAGAACTGATGGCCTTCATGGACAATGGTGGGAATTTATTTATCAGCGGCCAGGATATTGGCTGGGATGTCTGGACCGATCCGGCAGATTTAGGCCATGCCACACCACTCACGCAGGATTTCTATAATAACTACATGTTCGCTGATTTTATTGACGATGGCAGTACTTCGAACAAGCCACTTACTGCTAACTCAGCTGATCCTGTTTTTGGCGCATTAGGCTCCACTGTTATCAATTATTATTACACGAGCACCTATTTCTTTCCGGATCAGATAACACCGGCCGGAATAGGTACACCCATTTTCTATTACAATAATAACTCAGCTAAAGTTGCAGGCGTACGGGGCGACAATGGAATCTTCAAAACTGTGTATATCGCTCCGGGCATAGAGATGCTTGGCACACCCACCAATAAAACGAATATCATTAAAACAGCTTACAATTGGTTTTATGGCATAACAGGTACAGCGGATGTTGAAAATGCTGCACAGCAAATGGGGCAGAACTACCCTAATCCCGGAGATGATATCACTTATATTCCGGTTGACGGCCTTACAGAGGATATGACCTTTAGTGTAATTGATCAGTTGGGTCGTACCATCATTTCACAAGTGGTGAAGAAGAGCAGCACTTTAATAGAAGTGAAGACTGATAAGCTGGTTAATGGCGTTTATTTTTACCGGCTGGCAAATGCAGCGAATGAGGGTACTACAAAACGGATGGAAGTGATGCATTAA
- a CDS encoding TlpA family protein disulfide reductase: MVFIRILILFVAWLPAAETMPAGVQPGMWRGVLTTNGGELPFNFETKYRDGKLIMEIINGEERIVADEIRMAEDSVIIKLPVFDSEFRLRYTPQSLTGLWINHSRKVNNVFPFTAEYGNKYRFTDEAVRPVDNVSGHWEVDFSKGTSDSSKAVGIFRQTGNHLTGTFLTTSGDYRYLEGTVQGNLLMLSCFDGSHAFLFKATIDPAGVLNGMYYSGNHWQEPWIAHRNATYELPDPSSLISLKPGFDKLAFSFPDLNGKMVSLADPQFQDKVVIVQVMGSWCPNCMDEVAYFSPLYDQYQSKGLEIIGLAYEKATGEKAVENVKRLRQLFNVHYTMLIAGQPGADAINTLPMLSGMFAYPTTFFIDRKGNLRKSYSGINGPATGSLYEKWKDDTRGMVEKLLAE, from the coding sequence ATGGTATTTATCCGGATCCTCATTTTGTTTGTTGCATGGTTGCCTGCAGCAGAAACAATGCCCGCCGGTGTTCAGCCGGGTATGTGGCGTGGTGTGCTGACAACCAATGGCGGCGAGCTACCGTTTAATTTTGAAACTAAATACCGTGACGGCAAGCTGATTATGGAGATTATTAACGGAGAAGAGCGTATCGTGGCAGATGAAATACGTATGGCGGAGGATAGTGTAATTATAAAGCTGCCCGTTTTCGATTCGGAATTCAGGTTAAGATACACGCCACAATCCTTAACCGGATTATGGATCAATCATTCCCGTAAAGTAAATAATGTATTTCCCTTTACTGCAGAATATGGCAATAAGTACCGGTTCACGGATGAAGCAGTCAGGCCGGTTGATAATGTTTCTGGCCACTGGGAAGTTGATTTCAGCAAAGGGACTTCCGATAGCTCAAAAGCAGTGGGCATATTCAGGCAGACCGGTAATCATCTGACCGGCACTTTCCTCACCACATCAGGTGATTATCGTTACCTGGAAGGCACGGTGCAGGGTAACCTATTGATGCTATCCTGTTTTGACGGGTCACATGCATTCCTGTTCAAAGCAACTATTGATCCTGCCGGTGTTTTAAATGGAATGTATTATTCCGGCAATCACTGGCAGGAGCCATGGATCGCTCACCGCAATGCCACGTATGAATTACCGGATCCGTCATCTCTCATCAGTCTTAAGCCGGGATTTGATAAACTGGCATTTTCTTTTCCCGATCTCAACGGGAAAATGGTTTCGCTTGCTGATCCGCAATTTCAAGATAAAGTGGTGATCGTTCAGGTGATGGGTTCATGGTGTCCTAATTGCATGGATGAAGTCGCCTATTTTTCCCCGCTGTATGATCAGTATCAGTCAAAAGGTCTGGAGATCATCGGGCTTGCCTATGAAAAGGCAACAGGTGAAAAAGCGGTTGAAAATGTGAAACGATTAAGGCAATTGTTCAATGTGCACTATACGATGCTGATAGCAGGTCAGCCCGGAGCCGATGCGATCAATACACTGCCGATGCTGTCGGGCATGTTTGCTTATCCAACCACTTTCTTTATTGACAGAAAGGGCAATTTGCGCAAATCTTATTCAGGAATAAACGGTCCCGCTACGGGTAGCCTCTATGAAAAATGGAAGGATGATACCCGTGGCATGGTAGAAAAATTATTGGCTGAATAA
- a CDS encoding RDD family protein: MISQSAQPDPIDQLLTKITADVRREEEQMLASFLQRAIARTIDTAIIVGVAYGLQELAIRVIAGDNPYNVEFITSSLRQVTPAFGLMLWVLLYSPVMESTGGTIGKRIAGIRLVDLNTRKQPMFRMCAARSWIYLIFVVLAGIPAILSCFAYFISDYHQTWHDKLTNMICVRNNK, from the coding sequence ATGATTTCACAATCTGCTCAGCCTGATCCGATCGATCAGCTCTTAACAAAAATCACGGCTGATGTTAGGCGGGAAGAGGAGCAAATGCTTGCCAGTTTCCTGCAGCGTGCCATTGCCCGCACTATTGATACCGCTATCATTGTTGGTGTTGCTTATGGCCTTCAGGAATTGGCGATCAGGGTTATCGCAGGCGATAATCCATATAATGTGGAATTCATTACTTCCAGCTTACGGCAGGTGACTCCTGCATTCGGCCTGATGCTATGGGTATTATTGTATTCACCGGTGATGGAGAGCACCGGTGGTACCATCGGCAAACGCATCGCCGGTATCAGGCTCGTTGACCTGAATACAAGAAAACAACCGATGTTCAGGATGTGTGCTGCCCGTTCCTGGATATATCTCATTTTTGTGGTGCTGGCAGGAATACCAGCCATACTAAGTTGCTTTGCTTATTTCATTTCTGACTACCATCAGACCTGGCACGATAAGCTCACCAATATGATTTGTGTGAGAAATAATAAGTAG
- a CDS encoding phosphoglycerate kinase, which translates to MKTVNAYNFAGQRALLRVDFNVPLDKVTFAVKDDTRIRGAVPTINKILSDGGSVILMSHLGRPKGGPEEKYSLRHVQEATAQLLNRPVKFVTECVGSEAVSAAAALQPGDVLLLENLRFHPEEEKGDEDFAKQLSALGDVYVNDAFGTAHRAHASTTIVANFFPAERKMFGLLMASELENADKAIKNPAKPFTAIIGGAKVSDKILIIEQLLQKADNIIIGGGMAYTFFKAMGGNIGNSLCEDDRLGHALDLLKKAEEKGVQLLLPADSVTADAFSNEANRGLCESNNITSGFMGLDIGPKAIEAFKTVIVDSKTILWNGPMGVFEFSNFQEGTKRIALAVAEATAKGAYSLIGGGDSVAAINKFQLSDQVSYVSTGGGAMLEYFEGKVLPGVAAIQNG; encoded by the coding sequence ATGAAAACTGTTAATGCCTACAATTTTGCCGGTCAGCGTGCACTGCTACGGGTTGACTTTAATGTGCCGCTTGATAAAGTGACTTTTGCTGTAAAGGATGATACGCGGATTCGCGGTGCTGTTCCTACAATCAACAAAATTTTGTCTGATGGAGGATCAGTGATCCTGATGTCGCACCTTGGCAGGCCAAAGGGCGGGCCTGAAGAGAAGTATTCATTGCGACATGTGCAGGAAGCTACGGCTCAACTGTTGAATCGCCCGGTGAAGTTTGTGACGGAATGTGTGGGCTCTGAAGCCGTAAGTGCCGCAGCCGCATTGCAGCCCGGCGATGTGTTGTTATTGGAAAATCTGCGGTTTCATCCGGAAGAAGAAAAGGGTGATGAAGATTTTGCGAAACAGTTGTCGGCTTTAGGTGATGTATATGTGAACGATGCATTTGGCACTGCACATCGTGCACATGCCTCCACTACCATCGTGGCCAATTTTTTCCCGGCTGAACGGAAGATGTTCGGCTTGCTGATGGCTTCTGAACTGGAAAATGCCGACAAGGCAATAAAGAATCCAGCAAAGCCATTCACGGCGATTATTGGCGGAGCAAAAGTTTCAGACAAAATCCTGATCATTGAGCAACTACTGCAGAAAGCTGATAATATCATTATTGGCGGTGGCATGGCATATACCTTTTTCAAAGCTATGGGCGGAAATATCGGCAACTCACTCTGTGAAGATGACCGGCTTGGACATGCGCTTGACTTGTTGAAAAAGGCGGAGGAGAAAGGTGTTCAGCTGTTGTTGCCTGCCGATTCCGTTACAGCAGATGCTTTCAGCAATGAGGCAAACCGCGGATTATGTGAAAGCAATAACATAACATCCGGCTTCATGGGTTTGGATATTGGCCCCAAAGCTATTGAAGCATTTAAAACAGTGATAGTGGATTCAAAAACCATTTTATGGAACGGGCCAATGGGTGTTTTTGAATTCAGCAATTTCCAGGAAGGCACAAAGCGTATTGCTTTGGCTGTGGCGGAAGCAACTGCAAAAGGGGCATACTCCCTGATAGGTGGTGGTGATTCTGTTGCTGCCATCAACAAATTCCAATTATCGGATCAGGTAAGCTATGTTTCTACCGGAGGAGGAGCGATGCTTGAATATTTTGAAGGTAAGGTGTTACCCGGCGTTGCAGCCATCCAGAATGGGTAA
- the gap gene encoding type I glyceraldehyde-3-phosphate dehydrogenase, which translates to MSTVKVAINGFGRIGRLVYRQIYQMEGIDVVAINDLTSPKVLAHLLKYDSAQGRFDAAVTAGESSIAVNGDEVKIYAHKNPADIPWKSHEVDVVLECTGFFTDKDKAAAHITAGAKRVVISAPATGDLKTIVFNVNHQILDGSETIISCASCTTNCLAPMAKVLNDKFGIEVGIMTTIHAYTNDQNTQDAPHPKGDLRRARAAASNIVPNSTGAAKAIGLVLPELKGKLDGNAQRVPTITGSLTELTSILGKKVTADEVNAAMKAASNESFGYTEDEIVSTDVIGITFGSLYDGTQTKVMTVGDKQLVKTVSWYDNEMSYVSQLVRTVKYFAGLISK; encoded by the coding sequence ATGTCAACTGTTAAAGTAGCCATCAATGGTTTCGGCCGCATCGGACGCCTGGTATACCGGCAGATTTACCAAATGGAAGGTATTGATGTTGTAGCCATCAATGATTTAACCAGTCCTAAAGTACTTGCTCACCTCCTGAAGTATGATTCTGCGCAAGGTCGCTTTGATGCAGCCGTAACCGCAGGCGAAAGCTCCATTGCCGTAAATGGCGATGAAGTGAAAATTTACGCACATAAAAATCCAGCTGACATACCCTGGAAGAGTCATGAAGTGGATGTGGTGCTTGAATGTACCGGTTTCTTCACTGATAAAGATAAAGCTGCAGCGCATATCACTGCCGGTGCAAAACGCGTTGTGATTTCAGCCCCTGCAACAGGTGATCTCAAAACTATTGTCTTCAATGTAAATCACCAGATACTGGATGGCAGCGAAACGATCATTTCCTGTGCATCCTGCACTACCAATTGCCTGGCGCCGATGGCTAAAGTGCTCAACGATAAATTCGGCATCGAGGTTGGTATCATGACTACCATTCACGCTTATACAAACGATCAGAATACACAGGATGCACCGCATCCTAAGGGAGACCTTCGCCGTGCCCGCGCTGCCGCCTCCAACATCGTTCCCAACAGCACCGGCGCTGCCAAGGCAATTGGGCTGGTACTGCCGGAACTGAAGGGCAAACTGGATGGCAATGCGCAGCGGGTGCCAACCATCACCGGTTCATTGACTGAACTGACTTCTATTCTTGGTAAGAAAGTAACGGCAGATGAGGTGAATGCAGCCATGAAAGCAGCCTCCAATGAATCATTTGGCTATACTGAAGATGAAATCGTAAGTACCGATGTGATTGGTATCACCTTCGGTTCCCTTTATGATGGCACGCAAACCAAGGTGATGACGGTGGGTGATAAACAATTGGTGAAGACAGTTTCGTGGTATGATAATGAAATGAGTTATGTATCACAGCTGGTGCGTACCGTAAAATATTTTGCCGGACTGATCAGCAAATAA
- a CDS encoding DUF2202 domain-containing protein gives MKSIILAVLFAIASSASLAQMISQDEKNTILRMREEEKMTRDFYLAMNEKWNQKVFANIAENETYHMSQILLLIEKYKLDDPIARTGDARGVFVDSSIQAEYNEMLEIGNGSLKAALKASANMEEKDIIDLRNGIAGTTIKEIAGTYKYLLQYSANHLNAFVQNLEKQGVTYQPAYLDKTDYSNIRNNKVAGTGKGI, from the coding sequence ATGAAATCAATAATACTGGCAGTTTTATTTGCGATAGCAAGTTCTGCCTCCCTGGCTCAGATGATTTCTCAGGATGAAAAAAATACCATACTCCGGATGCGGGAAGAAGAAAAGATGACCCGTGACTTTTACCTGGCAATGAATGAAAAATGGAATCAGAAAGTATTTGCAAATATTGCCGAAAATGAAACTTATCACATGTCGCAGATTCTTTTGCTGATTGAAAAATACAAATTGGATGATCCAATTGCCCGGACCGGTGATGCCAGAGGTGTTTTTGTTGACAGCAGTATTCAGGCAGAGTACAATGAAATGCTTGAAATTGGCAATGGCAGTTTAAAAGCCGCATTGAAAGCAAGCGCCAATATGGAAGAGAAGGATATTATTGACCTTAGAAATGGCATTGCCGGTACAACCATCAAGGAAATTGCCGGAACATACAAGTATCTTCTTCAATACTCCGCCAATCACTTAAATGCTTTTGTGCAAAATCTGGAGAAGCAAGGTGTAACCTATCAGCCTGCCTACCTCGATAAAACCGACTATAGCAATATCAGGAATAACAAAGTGGCCGGAACAGGAAAAGGTATCTGA
- a CDS encoding phospholipase, whose product MARGKYIAGQSYSALNTARLVKGGREYFDLMLSLINSAKDTIHLQTYIFREDTTGTMVADALINAAARKVKVYLMADGYASQSLSAKMLSQLADAGVHFRFFEPLVRSKYFYFGRRMHHKVMVVDSRYALVGGINIADHYNDLDDKPAWLDFALFTEGVVANELCVLCWKTWKSFPLKMGITPCERQNKVIDLVHGNSCNLRMRRNDWVRRKNQISASYIEMIRLAQSNITIMCSYFLPGETIRRLLGQAAQRGVRIRVITAGPSDVMLSKHAERWLYDWLLRHSIELYEYQPKVLHAKIAVCDGEWFTVGSYNINKLSAYASIELNIDVQDAILAKDVVQMMDRFIKNDCIAITPETHHKHKNIFSQLIRWSSYQLLRLMFFMLTFYYKRKK is encoded by the coding sequence ATGGCTCGTGGTAAATATATTGCCGGACAAAGTTATTCTGCTCTTAATACGGCGAGGCTGGTGAAAGGGGGAAGAGAGTACTTTGATCTTATGCTGTCATTAATCAATTCAGCCAAAGATACCATTCATCTGCAAACCTATATTTTCAGGGAAGATACAACAGGTACAATGGTAGCCGATGCATTGATAAATGCTGCGGCAAGAAAGGTGAAAGTTTACCTGATGGCCGACGGCTATGCTTCGCAATCCCTCTCCGCAAAAATGTTAAGCCAGTTAGCTGATGCCGGCGTTCACTTCAGGTTTTTTGAACCCCTCGTCAGAAGCAAATACTTCTATTTCGGAAGGCGTATGCACCATAAAGTGATGGTAGTAGATTCCAGGTATGCATTGGTGGGTGGAATAAATATAGCCGATCACTATAATGATCTGGATGATAAACCGGCCTGGCTTGACTTTGCACTTTTTACCGAAGGTGTTGTGGCTAATGAGCTTTGCGTGTTATGCTGGAAAACATGGAAGAGTTTCCCGTTGAAGATGGGTATTACGCCTTGCGAAAGGCAAAATAAAGTGATTGACTTGGTACACGGGAACAGTTGTAATCTCCGCATGCGGCGTAATGACTGGGTACGACGGAAGAACCAGATTTCTGCCTCTTACATTGAAATGATCAGGCTGGCACAATCAAACATCACTATCATGTGCAGTTATTTTCTCCCCGGCGAAACGATACGCCGGCTGCTGGGGCAAGCTGCACAACGTGGCGTAAGGATCAGAGTAATTACAGCCGGACCGTCAGACGTCATGCTATCCAAACATGCCGAACGCTGGTTGTATGACTGGTTATTGAGGCACAGTATAGAGTTATATGAGTATCAGCCAAAGGTATTGCATGCCAAGATTGCAGTATGTGATGGAGAATGGTTCACGGTAGGTTCATATAACATCAATAAGCTCAGCGCTTATGCAAGCATTGAATTAAACATCGACGTACAAGATGCAATACTGGCAAAAGATGTGGTACAGATGATGGATAGGTTCATAAAAAACGACTGCATTGCCATTACGCCGGAAACACACCATAAGCATAAGAATATTTTCAGCCAGTTGATCCGCTGGTCATCTTATCAGTTGCTCCGGCTCATGTTTTTCATGCTGACATTTTACTACAAGCGTAAAAAGTAA
- a CDS encoding YbhB/YbcL family Raf kinase inhibitor-like protein — MQQPSAIRAVDYKELKVISPVFQHESLIPSKYTCEGENISPPLQISFIPGEAKSLVLIVDDPDAPNGSWMHWLVWDIPVTHLLKEGEVHGIEGINDFKQHRYGGPCPPSGTHRYFFKIYALDKLLKLPTGSTKAQLEKLMSGHILAFGELIGLYKRKML; from the coding sequence ATGCAACAACCGTCAGCTATAAGGGCTGTTGACTACAAAGAACTGAAGGTTATCAGTCCGGTGTTTCAGCACGAATCATTGATCCCTTCGAAGTACACCTGCGAGGGTGAGAACATCAGTCCGCCCCTGCAGATCAGTTTCATTCCTGGTGAAGCAAAAAGCCTGGTGTTGATCGTGGACGATCCGGATGCACCAAATGGCTCATGGATGCACTGGCTGGTATGGGATATTCCGGTAACACATCTGTTGAAAGAAGGTGAAGTGCATGGCATTGAGGGAATCAATGATTTTAAACAACACCGTTATGGCGGACCATGCCCGCCTTCAGGCACTCACCGGTATTTCTTTAAAATATATGCTCTTGACAAATTACTGAAATTACCAACCGGAAGTACAAAAGCGCAATTGGAAAAATTGATGAGCGGTCACATCCTTGCCTTCGGCGAGCTCATCGGATTGTATAAAAGAAAAATGCTCTAA
- a CDS encoding T9SS type A sorting domain-containing protein, giving the protein MNRFFFLLLVVFANAAHAQITFEKWLGGTGSDEAKGVVELADSGYVILGRSWSFSNGSSDILLLRTDKYGDTLWMKHYGGTGSEFTNGAIKITPDDGFVIAGNTYSYGPGTPSGFNWYLVRTDAEGNLIWSKTWGSAGNDELKHVLVTSDGNYLLSGAWIVSGVTIGVILKIDEEGNTLWSDTLPSAATSHFMYACENSQHEYVVAGYTFSGTFNALTRKYAEDGTLLISKMYEAPTAEAAITIEPVPAGGYICSATWGQSFSFDPWILRLDEELDTLFTKIMDFNYNIAGNSAKEYSIYPSGDGFFICGAIANKLMLRKTDENLNSIWEELYGGLMGDAGYEGIPTMDGGFIAVGLTFSYGAGDADAYFIKTDANGMQQVPVGDHVSLNHQLEVYPNPSGGHFLIRQFTPNHEVGIKISDSYGRTIQCIAINNEAADIDLSAFPNGVYFLTADEQGWKKPIILMKD; this is encoded by the coding sequence ATGAATAGGTTTTTTTTCCTGTTGCTCGTTGTATTTGCAAATGCCGCCCATGCACAAATTACTTTTGAAAAATGGCTTGGCGGCACAGGGTCGGATGAAGCCAAAGGTGTTGTTGAGTTGGCTGACAGTGGCTATGTAATACTTGGACGCTCCTGGAGCTTCAGTAACGGCAGTTCCGACATCCTGCTCCTGCGAACTGATAAATATGGTGACACGCTGTGGATGAAACATTATGGTGGAACAGGAAGTGAGTTTACTAATGGTGCAATCAAAATAACTCCCGATGATGGATTTGTGATTGCAGGTAATACGTATTCTTATGGCCCGGGAACACCTTCAGGATTCAACTGGTATCTGGTGAGAACAGATGCGGAGGGTAATTTAATCTGGAGCAAAACTTGGGGATCAGCCGGAAACGATGAGTTGAAACATGTTTTGGTCACCTCCGACGGCAATTATCTTTTATCAGGTGCGTGGATCGTTTCAGGCGTTACGATTGGAGTGATTCTGAAGATTGATGAAGAGGGAAACACACTATGGAGTGATACTTTGCCATCTGCTGCAACAAGTCATTTCATGTATGCCTGCGAGAATTCGCAGCATGAATATGTTGTGGCCGGCTACACTTTTTCAGGAACTTTCAATGCCCTGACCAGAAAGTATGCCGAAGATGGCACCTTGCTGATCAGTAAAATGTATGAGGCGCCAACAGCAGAAGCAGCCATCACCATTGAACCGGTACCTGCAGGTGGTTATATCTGTTCAGCAACCTGGGGCCAATCATTTTCATTTGATCCATGGATTTTACGACTCGATGAAGAGCTGGATACCCTGTTTACAAAAATTATGGATTTCAATTATAACATTGCCGGTAATTCAGCAAAGGAGTATTCAATATATCCATCCGGAGACGGGTTTTTCATTTGTGGTGCGATAGCTAACAAACTCATGCTGCGTAAAACCGATGAAAACCTGAATTCCATTTGGGAGGAATTATACGGTGGACTCATGGGTGACGCAGGTTATGAAGGTATTCCCACCATGGATGGCGGATTTATTGCCGTGGGATTGACCTTCAGCTATGGCGCCGGAGATGCAGATGCTTATTTTATCAAGACAGATGCTAATGGTATGCAACAGGTTCCGGTTGGTGATCATGTTTCACTTAATCACCAATTGGAAGTTTATCCAAATCCTTCTGGAGGTCATTTCCTGATAAGACAATTCACACCAAACCATGAAGTTGGAATAAAAATTAGCGACAGCTATGGGCGCACAATACAATGCATTGCTATCAATAACGAAGCTGCCGATATCGATCTGTCTGCTTTTCCAAATGGGGTTTATTTCCTAACGGCTGATGAGCAGGGGTGGAAGAAACCTATTATCCTGATGAAAGACTGA